A DNA window from Vigna angularis cultivar LongXiaoDou No.4 chromosome 1, ASM1680809v1, whole genome shotgun sequence contains the following coding sequences:
- the LOC128194208 gene encoding protein GLUTAMINE DUMPER 5-like isoform X1 yields MNETMANNETGRYEWWNSSASFLYGGLAPIFGVIGLALLVVVCSRCRRSDSEREAEMNLRRGVTATVAVAEIEEGPNILVIVAGENHPTHLAKPLPSTHNQSIGISLELWTRKKMFCSGSSGEEEMAIKRRFSLTPLMVKTHQGLVGTMGRKKMLWV; encoded by the exons ATGAACGAGACGATGGCTAACAATGAAACCGGGAGGTACGAATGGTGGAACTCTTCGGCTTCGTTTCTGTACGGTGGTCTTGCACCGATTTTTGGAGTGATTGGTTTGGCGTTGTTGGTGGTGGTGTGTTCGCGGTGTCGAAGGTCTGATTCTGAAAGAGAGGCTGAGATGAACCTGAGAAGAGGAGTAACAGCAACAGTAGCAGTGGCAGAAATTGAAGAAGGACCTAACATTTTGGTAATCGTAGCTGGAGAAAACCACCCAACGCATTTGGCCAAGcctctcccttccactcacaaCCA GTCCATCGGAATCTCACTAGAACTGTGGACGAGAAAGAAGATGTTTTGTTCTGGGTCTAGCGGTGAAGAAGAAATGGCGATAAAGCGACGGTTCTCGTTGACGCCGTTGATGGTCAAGACCCATCAAGGTCTCGTCGGAACTATggggagaaagaaaatgctCTGGGTTTGA
- the LOC108319654 gene encoding agmatine deiminase: MMQLQGTPSAIGFYMPAEWEIHTQCWMGWPERPDNWREGAAPAQHVFARVATAISKFESVTVCVSSVQWENARSQLPEHIRVVEMSMNDSWFRDSGPTFVVRRSTTTESGGAVDRIAGIDWQFNSWGGLEDGCYSDWSLDLLVAKKILETEKIPRFPQSMVLEGGSIHVDGEGTCLTTEECLLNKNRNPHLSKDQIEDELKTYLGVRKVIWLPRGLYGDDDTNGHIDNMCCFVRPGVVMLSWIEDETDPQYGRSIEAYSLLSNETDAKGRKFEIIKIHVPGPLYMTESESAGISQDGEAKPRPAGTRLAASYVNFYIANKAIIAPQFGDRKWDDEAIRVLSNAFPHHEVVGVEGAREIVLGGGNIHCITQQQPAV, encoded by the exons ATGATGCAGCTCCAAGGAACACCCTCTGCTATTGGATTCTACATGCCTGCAGAGTGGGAAATCCACACTCAGTGTTGGATGGGTTGGCCA GAACGCCCTGATAACTGGCGAGAGGGCGCCGCACCCGCCCAACATGTGTTTGCCAGGGTGGCAACTGCCATCTCAAAATTTGAGTCTGTCACTGTTTGTGTTAGTTCTGTCCAG TGGGAGAATGCACGAAGTCAGTTGCCTGAACATATCAGGGTGGTTGAGATGAGTATGAATGATTCTTGGTTTCGTGATTCTGGACCCACT TTTGTTGTGAGAAGAAGCACGACAACAGAGTCTGGTGGTGCAGTTGACAGAATTGCAGGGATTGACTGGCAATTTAATAGTTGGGGGG GTTTAGAAGATGGATGCTATAGTGATTGGAGTCTTGATTTGCTTGTGGCTAAGAAG ATTTTGGAAACTGAGAAGATTCCAAGATTTCCGCAATCGATGGTGCTTGAAGGTGGAAGTATCCATGTGGATGGAGAAG GAACTTGTCTTACAACAGAAGAGTGCCTCTTGAACAAGAACAGGAACCCTCACTTGAGTAAGGACCAAATAGAGGATGAACTTAAGACATATCTTGGAGTCAGGAAGGTTATATGGTTGCCTCGTGGATTATATG GGGATGATGACACGAATGGTCACATTGATAACATGTGCTGTTTTGTGAGGCCTGGTGTGGTTATGCTGTCTTGGATTGAAGATGAAACTGATCCTCAGTATGGAAGATCTATAGAAGCTTATTCTTTGCTTTCAAATGAAACAGATGCTAAGGGTAGAAAGTTTGAAATCATTAAAATCCATGTTCCCGGTCCACTCTATATGACAGAGAGCGAGTCTGCTGGGATTTCCCAG GACGGTGAGGCTAAGCCAAGACCTGCGGGTACTAGGCTTGCTGCTTCCTACGTAAACTTTTACATTGCAAATAAAGCTATCATTGCACCACAATTTGGAGATAGAAAGTGGGATGACGAAGCTATCCGAGTCTTATCTAATGCCTTCCCTCATCATGAA GTTGTGGGAGTTGAAGGTGCCAGGGAGATTGTTTTGGGCGGTGGAAATATACACTGCATTACTCAGCAACAACCAGCAGTTTAA
- the LOC108318892 gene encoding uncharacterized protein LOC108318892, with product MGCSFSGLNALYDSVNSGGDAWINENRFRIVRQLGEGGFAYVYLVKELINDSAAGGLAKKLKDSSHVSEDGTYAMKKVLIQNNEQLELVREEIRVSSLFNHPNLLPLLDHAIISVKPTQETSWNHEAYLLFPVHMDGTLLDNAKVMKTKKEFYSTSDVLQIFRQLCAGLKHMHSFDPPYAHNDVKPGNVLITHRKGQPPLAILMDFGSARPARKQITNRSEALQLQEWAAEHCSAPFRAPELWDCPSQASIDERTDVWSLGCTLYAIMYGVSPFEYALGESGGSLQLAIVNAQVKWPAGPKPPYPEAFHQFVSWMLQPQAAMRPRIDDIIIHVDKLIAKFTQ from the exons ATGGGGTGCTCATTCTCTGGTTTGAACGCGCTGTACGATTCCGTTAACAGCGGAGGCGATGCGTGGATCAACGAGAATCGTTTCCGCATCGTGCGCCAGCTCGGAGAAGGTGGCTTCGCCTACGTCTACCTCGTCAAGGAGCTTATCAACGATTCCGCCGCCGGTGGCCTTGCCAAGAAGCTCAAAGACTCCTCTCATGTCTCCG AGGATGGGACTTATGCTATGAAAAAGGTCCTCATTCAGAACAATGAACAGCTGGAGTTGGTCAGGGAGGAGATCCGTGTTTCGTCACTGTTCAATCATCCCAATCTGCTCCCACTTCTTGATCATGCTATTATTTCTGTTAAG CCTACCCAAGAAACGTCTTGGAACCATGAAGCGTACTTGCTGTTTCCAGTTCATATGGATGGAACATTGCTAGACAATGCCAAAGTAATGAAAACCAAGAAGGAATTCTATTCCACCTCAGATGTTCTTCAAATATTTCGTCAG CTTTGTGCAGGACTCAAGCACATGCACAGCTTTGATCCTCCTTATGCACATAATGATGTGAAACCTGGTAATGTTCTCATAACACACAGAAAAGGACAGCCACCTCTTGCCATACTGATGGATTTTGGCAGTGCTCGTCCTGCAAGGAAGCAAATTACGAACAGATCAGAAGCACTCCAGTTACAG GAATGGGCAGCTGAACACTGCTCTGCACCTTTCCGAGCTCCTGAGCTGTGGGATTGTCCAAGCCAAGCTTCTATAGATGAGAGGACTGACGTTTGGTCACTAGGATGCACATTATATGCAATAAT GTATGGGGTATCTCCATTTGAATATGCACTGGGAGAGTCTGGTGGAAGCCTGCAATTGGCTATAGTAAATGCTCAGGTGAAATGGCCAGCTGGACCTAAGCCTCCATATCCAGAAGCTTTTCACCAGTTCGTGTCATGGATGCTTCAGCCCCAGGCTGCTATGAGGCCCCGAATAGATGATATCATCATCCATGTGGATAAGTTGATTGCAAAGTTCACCCAATGA
- the LOC128194208 gene encoding protein GLUTAMINE DUMPER 5-like isoform X2 yields the protein MNETMANNETGRYEWWNSSASFLYGGLAPIFGVIGLALLVVVCSRCRRSDSEREAEMNLRRGVTATVAVAEIEEGPNILVIVAGENHPTHLAKPLPSTHNQIITGGGGGTS from the exons ATGAACGAGACGATGGCTAACAATGAAACCGGGAGGTACGAATGGTGGAACTCTTCGGCTTCGTTTCTGTACGGTGGTCTTGCACCGATTTTTGGAGTGATTGGTTTGGCGTTGTTGGTGGTGGTGTGTTCGCGGTGTCGAAGGTCTGATTCTGAAAGAGAGGCTGAGATGAACCTGAGAAGAGGAGTAACAGCAACAGTAGCAGTGGCAGAAATTGAAGAAGGACCTAACATTTTGGTAATCGTAGCTGGAGAAAACCACCCAACGCATTTGGCCAAGcctctcccttccactcacaaCCA AATTATTACAGGTGGAGGTGGGGGAACTTCATAA